In Gossypium hirsutum isolate 1008001.06 chromosome D06, Gossypium_hirsutum_v2.1, whole genome shotgun sequence, one genomic interval encodes:
- the LOC121218467 gene encoding rop guanine nucleotide exchange factor 9 — MIRTLTRRYTLRTSSSCNRTRMSSDNSGKYHQNLIPDANDDDDGMDIRNEEQSMVHQNVGAGTPHHDLQSDMEMMKERFAKLLLGEDMSGGGKGVYSALALSNAVTNLAASIFGEKGKLEPLAPERKARWRKEMDWLLSVTDHIVEFVPSQQISKDGTNMEVMVTRQRSDLLANIPGLLKLDAILIETLDNFGQEQEFWYVSKNENQDMDNSSQRDDKWWHPIVKVPENGLSETSRKRLQYQKESVNQVLKAAMNINAQVLSEIQIPESYIDSLPKNGRESLGDSIYKSITVDSFDPLQFLSAMDFSTEHKVLDFKNRIEASILIWKRKMNQKDGWNPWGSGISSGKRELFEVRAETILLLLKQQFPGVAQSSLDISKIQENRDVGLAIQESYSRVLESLAFSVMSRIEDVLHADSLTRTVRCSEIDCSGDTDTLGIK; from the exons ATGATTCGAACATTAACACGTAGGTACACCCTTCGAACCTCCTCATCTTGCAACCGTACGAGAATGTCGTCTGATAATTCAGGAAAGTACCACCAGAATCTGATCCCAGATgccaatgatgatgatgatggtatgGACATAAGAAATGAAGAACAATCAATGGTGCATCAAAATGTAGGAGCAGGAACTCCCCATCACGATCTGCAATCTGATATGGAAATGATGAAGGAAAGGTTTGCAAAGTTGCTCTTGGGTGAAGATATGTCTGGAGGGGGGAAAGGTGTTTATTCAGCTTTGGCTTTGTCAAATGCTGTCACTAATCTAGCAG CATCGATATTTGGAGAGAAAGGGAAATTAGAACCCTTGGCTCCGGAAAGGAAAGCAAGGTGGAGAAAAGAAATGGATTGGCTTTTATCTGTAACTGATCACATTGTTGAATTTGTTCCTTCACAACAGATATCTAAGGATGGTACCAATATGGAG GTTATGGTCACGAGACAACGGAGCGATCTGCTGGCGAATATACCCGGCCTGCTCAAACTCGACGCGATTCTTATC GAGACTCTTGACAACTTTGGACAAGAACAAGAGTTTTGGTACGTGTCCAAAAATGAAAATCAAGACATGGACAACAGCAGCCAAAGGGATGACAAATGGTGGCATCCTATCGTTAAGGTTCCCGAAAATGGACTATCGGAAACATCACGAAAACGGCTGCAATATCAAAAGGAGTCTGTAAACCAAGTGCTAAAAGCTGCAATGAACATCAATGCTCAAGTCTTATCTGAAATACAAATCCCAGAAAGTTACATTGATTCCCTCCCCAAG AATGGAAGAGAAAGCCTTGGAGATTCAATCTATAAAAGCATCACAGTGGATAGCTTTGATCCCTTACAATTTCTGTCAGCTATGGATTTCTCGACCGAACACAAAGTACTCGACTTCAAGAACAGGATTGAAGCCTCCATTTTGATTTGGAAAAGGAAGATGAACCAGAAAGATGGATGGAATCCATGGGGTTCGGGTATCAGTTCTGGGAAAAGGGAGCTGTTTGAAGTGAGGGCTGAGACTATCTTACTCTTACTCAAACAGCAATTCCCTGGAGTTGCACAATCTTCACTTGATATTTCAAAGATCCAAGAAAATAGG GATGTAGGACTGGCTATCCAGGAGAGCTATTCTAGGGTACTGGAGAGCTTGGCTTTCTCAGTGATGTCAAGAATTGAGGATGTTCTTCATGCTGACTCCCTTACTCGAACAGTAAGGTGCAGCGAGATTGATTGCTCCGGAGATACTGATACTCTCGGGATCAAGTGA
- the LOC121218468 gene encoding aspartate aminotransferase, cytoplasmic gives MDSVFASIVQAPEDPILGVTAAYNKDPSPNKLNLGVGAYRTEEGKPLVLNVVRKAEQLLVNDQSRVKEYLPILGLAEFNKLSAKLILGDDSPAIQENRVATAQCLSGTGSLRVGAEFLAKHYHQRTIYIPQPSWGNHVKVFTMAGLSVKNYRYYDPTTRGLNFQGLLEDLGAAPAGAIVLLHACAHNPTGVDPTVEQWEQIRQSMRSKGLLPFFDSAYQGFASGSLDVDAQPVRTFVADGGECFIAQSYAKNMGLYGERVGALSIVCKAADVASRVESQLKLVIRPMYSNPPIHGASIAMTILKNSDMYNEWKIELKAMADRIISMRKQLFDALSAKGTPGNWSHIIKQIGMFTFTGLNSDQVAFMTKEYHIYMTSDGRISMAGLSSKTVPHLADAIHAAVTRCC, from the exons ATGGATTCTGTGTTTGCCTCCATTGTTCAAGCTCCTGAAGATCCCATTCTTGGG GTGACAGCTGCTTATAACAAGGATCCAAGCCCGAACAAGTTGAATTTAGGTGTTGGTGCTTACAGAACTGAG GAAGGAAAACCTCTAGTTCTAAATGTTGTTCGAAAAGCAGAACAGCTTCTTGTTAATGACCA GTCGAGAGTCAAGGAGTATCTTCCTATTCTTGGTCTCGCAGAGTTCAATAAATTGAGTGCTAAGCTCATTCTTGGTGATGACAG TCCTGCTATTCAAGAGAACAGAGTGGCTACTGCTCAGTGCTTGTCTGGTACTGGTTCCTTGAGGGTTGGAGCTGAGTTTTTAGCAAAGCATTACCACCAA CGTACTATATACATTCCACAGCCATCATGGGGAAACCATGTGAAAGTTTTCACGATGGCAGGGTTGTCGGTGAAGAATTACCGCTACTATGATCCAACAACTCGTGGGCTTAATTTCCAAG GTTTGCTAGAAGATCTTGGCGCAGCACCAGCTGGAGCTATAGTGCTTCTTCATGCCTGTGCTCATAATCCAACTGGTGTTGATCCAACTGTTGAGCAATGGGAACAGATCAGACAGTCGATGAGATCTAAAGGGTTATTGCCTTTCTTTGACAGTGCTTACCAG GGATTTGCAAGTGGTAGCTTAGATGTAGATGCACAACCTGTTCGCACGTTTGTTGCAGATGGCGGGGAATGCTTTATAGCTCAAAGTTATGCAAAAAACATGGGACTTTATGGGGAGCGTGTTGGTGCTCTCAGCATT GTCTGTAAGGCGGCTGATGTTGCAAGCAGGGTTGAGAGCCAGTTGAAGCTTGTGATTAGGCCTATGTATTCCAATCCACCAATTCATGGTGCCTCAATTGCAATGACTATCCTCAAAAATAG TGATATGTATAACGAGTGGAAGATTGAACTGAAAGCCATGGCAGACCGAATTATTAGCATGCGGAAACAACTATTTGATGCTTTAAGTGCTAAAG GTACTCCAGGTAACTGGAGTCACATTATAAAGCAGATTGGAATGTTTACTTTCACAGGATTGAACAGTGATCAAGTTGCTTTCATGACCAAGGAGTACCACATCTACATGACATCTGATGG GAGGATTAGTATGGCAGGTCTTAGCTCCAAGACTGTGCCTCATCTTGCTGATGCTATACATGCTGCAGTGACCCGTTGCTGTTAG
- the LOC107899979 gene encoding uncharacterized protein yields the protein MPSSSLHQDIELLFAKFDDVFQLPKRLPHSRMIIRNSNSPFSSAIVMVKKKDGKCSFGTTQVEYLRHIISAGSIYMDPTKVDGCGVITKPFTALLKKEVPWNWSHDAQVAFEQLKQAVYQGPFLILPVF from the exons ATGCCTTCATCATCCCTTCATCAGGATATAGAGTTGCTTTTTGCAAAATTTGATGATGTCTTTCAACTCCCAAAAAGGTTGCCCCATTCCAGAAT GATCATTCGCAACAGTAACAGTCCTTTCTCATCTGCCATTGTCATGGTCAAGAAGAAAGACG GGAAATGCAGCTTTGGCACCACCCAAGTCGAATACCTGAGACATATCATTTCAGCTGGTTCAATTTATATGGATCCTACCAAGGTTGATGGG TGTGGTGTGATAACCAAGCCTTTCACTGCTCTTCTAAAGAAAGAAGTTCCCTGGAATTGGTCTCACGATGCTCAGGTTGCATTTGAGCAACTCAAACAGGCTGTTTACCAAGGTCCTTTCCTTATACTTCCAGTTTTTTAG
- the LOC121218375 gene encoding uncharacterized protein: MGDVIQLQVPQLTKTNYGNWSIRMKALLGSQDCWEIVEKGYIEPGDAATEAALSNDAKKALREARKKDQKALNSIFQGMDESTFEKISDVKNAKNAWEILQKSFQGVEKAKKVRLQSLRAEFEMLKMKSSENIDDYANCVKSVVNEMKQNGETLDEVRVMEKILRSLTRKFEYVVVAIEESKDLSKMSLEELVGSLQAHEQKMKLNEDSENLDQALHSKLSVDDGETSNNFSQGRGNRRGYRGGYRGENRGGRGSRGHPIEEASILQSFMKVSARIMESFIS; this comes from the exons ATGGGCGACGTAATTCAGCTACAAGTTCCACAATTGACGAagacaaattatggaaattggaGCATTCGAATGAAGGCTTTGCTCGGTTCGCAAGATTGTTGGGAGATCGTTGAAAAAGGATACATCGAGCCCGGAGATGCCGCTACAGAAGCAGCTTTATCAAATGACGCTAAGAAGGCGTTACGAGAAGCACGAAAGAAGGATCAAAAGGCCTTGAATAGTATCTTTCAAGGTATGGATGAATCAACCTTCGAGAAAATATCAGATGTGAAGAACGCGAAGAATGCATGGGAGATTTTGCAAAAATCATTTCAAGGTGTAGAAAAAGCTAAAAAGGTACGCCTTCAGTCACTTAgagctgaatttgaaatgttaaaaatgaagagCTCCGAGAATATCGATGACTATGCCAATTGTGTAAAATCGgtggtaaatgaaatgaaacaaaatgGAGAAACTCTTGACGAGGTAAGAGTGATGGAGAAAATTCTACGGTCACTCACACGCAAATTTGAGTACGTAGTCGTTGCCATCGAAGAATCAAAAGATTTGTCAAAGATGTCGCTCGAAGAACTTGTGGGTTCTCTGCAAGCCCATGAGCAAAAGATGAAGCtaaatgaagatagtgaaaatCTTGATCAAGCCTTGCATAGCAAGTTGTCCGTCGACGACGGGGAAACAAGTAATAATTTTAGCCAAGGAAGAGGAAACCGCAGAGGATACCGTGGAGGCTACCGTGGTGAAAACAGAGGAGGAAGAGGATCACGAGGAC ATCCGATAGAGGAGGCGAGTATACTGCAAAGCTTTATGAAAGTTTCTGCAAGGATCATGGAATCATTCATCAGTTAA